A window of the Rhodoluna limnophila genome harbors these coding sequences:
- the sucC gene encoding ADP-forming succinate--CoA ligase subunit beta has protein sequence MDLFEYQARDMFEAYGVPVLQGITADTPEEVEAAAAKIGGVVVVKAQVKAGGRGKAGGVKVAKSPEEAKELSKNIFGLNIKDHIVKRVMVAQGAAIAQEFYFSVLLDRSNRTFLSLCSVEGGMEIEQLAEERPEALAKVPVDATKGIDLETALSIAKQGGFDDELAAKVAPVFVKLYEVFVKEDTTLVEVNPLVLTEDGQIIALDGKVSLDDNAEFRHERESMERDELDPLEAKAKAMDLNYVKLDGEVGIIGNGAGLVMSTLDVVAYAGERHGGVKPANFLDIGGGASAEVMAAGLDVILNDPQVKSVFVNVFGGITACDAVANGIVGALKTLGDKATKPLVVRLDGNNVLEGRYILEQAAHPLVTVVDTMDEAADKAAEFANR, from the coding sequence GTGGATTTATTCGAGTACCAGGCTCGCGACATGTTCGAGGCCTATGGCGTTCCAGTTCTGCAGGGAATCACTGCAGACACCCCTGAAGAAGTAGAGGCAGCTGCTGCCAAGATCGGCGGCGTTGTAGTCGTCAAGGCCCAGGTTAAAGCAGGTGGCCGCGGTAAGGCTGGCGGCGTCAAGGTGGCTAAGTCACCTGAAGAGGCAAAAGAGCTTTCTAAGAACATCTTTGGTCTGAACATCAAAGACCACATCGTCAAGCGCGTGATGGTTGCTCAGGGTGCAGCTATCGCCCAGGAGTTCTACTTCTCGGTTCTGCTTGACCGCTCAAACCGCACCTTCCTTTCGCTTTGCAGCGTTGAGGGTGGCATGGAGATCGAGCAGCTTGCTGAAGAGCGCCCAGAGGCTCTGGCAAAGGTTCCAGTTGACGCAACCAAGGGCATTGACCTTGAGACCGCACTGAGCATTGCCAAGCAGGGTGGCTTTGATGACGAGCTTGCCGCCAAGGTTGCTCCGGTGTTCGTAAAGCTTTACGAAGTGTTCGTAAAAGAAGACACCACTTTGGTTGAGGTTAACCCACTAGTTCTTACCGAAGACGGCCAGATAATTGCCCTCGATGGCAAGGTATCTCTCGACGACAACGCCGAGTTCCGTCACGAGCGTGAGTCAATGGAACGCGATGAACTTGACCCGCTTGAGGCCAAGGCAAAGGCCATGGACCTTAACTACGTGAAGCTTGACGGCGAGGTCGGAATCATCGGAAACGGTGCCGGTCTAGTTATGTCAACCCTTGACGTGGTTGCCTACGCAGGTGAGCGTCACGGCGGAGTGAAGCCAGCAAACTTCTTGGACATTGGTGGAGGCGCCTCTGCTGAGGTTATGGCTGCCGGTCTAGACGTTATCTTGAACGACCCACAGGTCAAGAGCGTGTTCGTCAACGTATTTGGTGGAATCACCGCTTGTGACGCAGTTGCCAACGGAATTGTTGGTGCGCTGAAGACCCTTGGTGACAAGGCAACTAAGCCACTGGTTGTTCGCCTAGATGGCAACAACGTTCTTGAGGGCCGCTACATTCTTGAGCAGGCTGCCCACCCACTCGTAACCGTCGTAGACACCATGGATGAGGCTGCCGACAAGGCCGCTGAGTTCGCGAACCGCTAA
- the sucD gene encoding succinate--CoA ligase subunit alpha produces the protein MAIFLDENSRIIVQGMTGSEGMKHTRRMLLGGSNIVGGVNPRKAGEVVDVEGKQLPVFGTVADAMAATGANVTVIFVPPAFAKAAMIEAIDAEIPLAVAITEGIPVHDSAEAWAYNVNKGKKTRLIGPNCPGIISPGKSNAGITPSDITGAGPIGLVSKSGTLTYQMMFELRDIGMSTAIGIGGDPVIGTTHIDALEAFQADPETKAIVLIGEIGGDSEEKAAAYIKEHVTKPVVAYVAGFTAPEGKTMGHAGAIVSGSAGTAQAKKEAFEAAGVKVGKTPSETAALMREVYASL, from the coding sequence ATGGCTATTTTTCTAGATGAGAACTCGCGAATCATTGTTCAGGGTATGACCGGCTCAGAGGGCATGAAGCACACCCGCCGCATGCTGCTTGGCGGATCAAACATCGTTGGTGGCGTAAACCCACGCAAGGCTGGCGAGGTTGTTGACGTTGAGGGCAAGCAGTTGCCAGTTTTCGGCACTGTTGCTGATGCAATGGCAGCTACCGGTGCAAACGTCACCGTTATTTTTGTTCCACCTGCCTTTGCCAAGGCTGCGATGATCGAGGCTATCGACGCCGAGATCCCTCTTGCAGTTGCCATCACCGAAGGTATTCCAGTTCACGACTCAGCTGAAGCTTGGGCCTACAACGTGAACAAGGGCAAGAAGACCCGCCTAATCGGCCCAAACTGCCCTGGCATCATCTCTCCAGGAAAATCTAACGCGGGAATCACCCCGTCAGACATCACTGGCGCAGGCCCAATCGGTTTGGTTTCAAAGTCAGGAACCCTGACCTACCAGATGATGTTTGAGCTTCGTGACATCGGTATGTCAACTGCAATCGGTATCGGTGGAGACCCAGTTATTGGCACCACCCACATCGATGCGCTTGAGGCATTCCAGGCTGACCCAGAGACCAAGGCCATTGTGCTTATCGGTGAAATTGGTGGTGACTCTGAAGAGAAGGCTGCTGCCTACATCAAGGAGCACGTAACCAAGCCGGTAGTGGCTTACGTTGCTGGCTTCACTGCTCCAGAGGGCAAGACCATGGGTCACGCTGGTGCGATTGTTTCTGGTTCTGCAGGTACTGCGCAGGCTAAGAAAGAGGCATTCGAGGCTGCAGGTGTAAAGGTTGGCAAGACCCCAAGCGAGACCGCAGCGCTTATGCGTGAGGTTTACGCAAGCCTCTAA
- a CDS encoding DUF6350 family protein has protein sequence MNRKLTFLIAALEAAIVAAIGVGITLAPLTVVWLFENDPSIDWLVPYRTSADIWLMAHGTRLMVSEGALGSVAVPEFVISMLPLGMTFVVGYMAFKLGRRLTSASELWPGWIAATASYGGISFLLSTTAHNDAIYPVTWQGTFFPPAFLFFFVLIGSLFGKREAIGDAMGIPEPTERIWVRAYLLRQFNSMHWAIRAMLSPAFRAGTGVVAITLGVSSVLIAVLIALNWIQFTRLYEGLHVSILGGIILTLGQIAILPNVIVYGASWLTGVGFAIGEGSMISPLGTVVGPLPALPITAALPIGQAEFGLIAVLVPMLAAFITTLLIRRHAADIRFEFASAWSAAISLGLAIGVIAAVELGILAALASGSVGPGRLETVGINPWMLMVVVFIEVASVAILAAFFSARPDKPDHPLLSRKHKVN, from the coding sequence GTGAATCGCAAGCTCACATTTTTAATTGCTGCACTTGAGGCAGCAATCGTCGCGGCTATCGGAGTCGGCATTACGCTGGCTCCGCTAACCGTGGTGTGGCTTTTCGAGAACGACCCGAGCATCGACTGGTTGGTTCCGTACCGTACCTCCGCCGACATCTGGTTGATGGCTCACGGAACCCGCTTGATGGTTTCTGAAGGTGCGCTTGGCTCGGTCGCAGTGCCCGAGTTTGTAATTTCGATGTTGCCGCTGGGCATGACCTTTGTGGTCGGTTACATGGCATTTAAGTTGGGGCGTCGCCTTACCTCGGCCTCAGAGCTCTGGCCCGGATGGATTGCAGCCACAGCCTCATACGGCGGAATCTCATTTCTGCTCAGCACCACCGCACACAATGACGCCATCTACCCGGTTACTTGGCAGGGCACATTTTTTCCGCCTGCGTTCTTGTTTTTCTTCGTTCTAATCGGTTCGCTGTTCGGTAAGCGCGAGGCAATCGGTGACGCAATGGGCATTCCAGAGCCGACCGAACGCATTTGGGTGCGGGCCTACCTGTTGCGCCAGTTCAACTCCATGCACTGGGCAATTCGCGCCATGCTCAGCCCAGCATTTCGAGCGGGTACCGGCGTAGTAGCCATCACCCTTGGGGTTTCATCGGTGCTGATTGCAGTTTTGATCGCACTTAACTGGATCCAATTCACCCGCCTCTACGAAGGTCTTCACGTCAGTATTTTGGGTGGAATCATTTTGACTCTCGGGCAAATCGCGATTTTGCCGAATGTGATTGTTTACGGTGCTAGCTGGCTAACCGGCGTTGGTTTTGCCATTGGCGAGGGCTCGATGATTAGCCCACTCGGTACTGTGGTTGGTCCACTACCTGCCTTGCCGATAACCGCAGCACTTCCGATCGGGCAGGCAGAATTTGGCCTTATCGCGGTTTTGGTTCCAATGTTGGCTGCGTTCATCACAACGCTGCTCATCCGTCGCCACGCTGCCGACATTCGTTTTGAGTTTGCGTCTGCTTGGTCAGCTGCTATTTCACTGGGGTTGGCTATCGGTGTTATTGCCGCCGTCGAACTAGGAATTTTGGCTGCCCTTGCCTCGGGCAGTGTTGGGCCGGGACGGCTGGAAACCGTTGGGATCAATCCATGGATGCTGATGGTAGTCGTGTTTATCGAAGTGGCTTCAGTGGCCATCTTGGCTGCATTTTTCAGTGCCCGCCCAGATAAGCCTGATCACCCGCTACTGAGCCGTAAGCACAAGGTAAACTAG
- the purN gene encoding phosphoribosylglycinamide formyltransferase → MLSVVVLISGSGSNLLALLQAADNPLYGAKIMAVGSDNPADGLAHAEQFGVPTFVVSPQAFESREAWADMLLANINHFKPDLVVLAGFMRILPSNFVAALSPNLINTHPSLLPLFPGGHAVRDALEAGVTTTGVTIHIVDEGVDTGPHIAQREVEVVTDDTEYDLHERIKKVERELLVATVKDIAEQKIQLSSITK, encoded by the coding sequence ATGCTGTCTGTCGTGGTGCTTATTTCAGGGTCTGGTTCTAACCTATTGGCTCTGCTCCAAGCAGCCGACAACCCGCTTTACGGTGCCAAGATTATGGCCGTTGGCTCTGATAACCCGGCCGATGGTTTGGCTCACGCCGAGCAGTTTGGTGTTCCAACTTTTGTAGTTTCACCGCAGGCTTTTGAAAGCCGCGAAGCCTGGGCAGACATGCTCCTGGCCAACATCAATCACTTCAAGCCAGACCTAGTTGTTTTGGCTGGCTTTATGCGAATTCTGCCGTCAAACTTTGTGGCAGCGCTCTCACCAAACTTGATCAATACCCACCCTTCACTGTTGCCATTGTTCCCGGGCGGTCATGCCGTTCGCGATGCGCTCGAGGCGGGGGTAACCACTACTGGTGTAACCATCCACATCGTTGACGAAGGCGTCGACACCGGCCCTCACATCGCACAGCGCGAGGTTGAGGTTGTCACCGACGATACCGAGTACGACCTACACGAGCGCATCAAAAAAGTTGAGCGTGAGCTGTTGGTAGCTACCGTCAAGGACATTGCCGAACAAAAGATTCAGCTTTCGTCAATCACCAAATAA
- the purH gene encoding bifunctional phosphoribosylaminoimidazolecarboxamide formyltransferase/IMP cyclohydrolase: MAAHNDHKPADYRHRDRVAIRRALLSVSDKTGIIDLATKLAEAGVDIISTGGTYAAISAAGIPVTEVSEITGFPETLDGRVKTLHPTIHAGLLADMRLIAHEGQLDALNVLPFELVVVNLYPFVQTVQSGAKGDAVVEQIDIGGPAMVRASAKNHANVAIVVDPAKYGDIIEAVEQGGTTLAQRRELAFAAFSHTARYDAAVSAWFAAELEGDWKKAAGQDEVTENANPGFEKTIQIAAQLGNVLRYGENSHQAAAIYRTTGEGAVAGIAQARQFGGKEMSYNNYVDADAALRAAYDFNEPAVAIIKHANPCGIAIGDANSADPIADAHAKAHMCDSVSAFGGVIASNRVVTVTMAKQVASIFTEVIIAPGYELEALQILLEKKNLRVLELPANYSREALEFRQISGGVLVQQPDEFSHFNSQGWKLVTGKKADAETMAELEFAWRACRSVKSNGILLSREGASVGVGMGQVNRVDSCKLAVERAASRAKGSVAASDAFFPFADGLQILLDAGVRAVVQPGGSVRDAEVIAAAEAAGVTMYFTGERHFFH; encoded by the coding sequence TTGGCCGCACACAACGACCACAAGCCAGCCGATTACCGTCACCGCGACCGCGTTGCTATTAGACGCGCACTGCTTTCGGTATCAGACAAAACTGGCATCATCGACCTCGCAACCAAACTTGCCGAAGCCGGCGTAGACATTATTTCTACCGGTGGAACCTACGCAGCAATTTCAGCTGCGGGCATTCCGGTCACTGAGGTTTCAGAGATCACCGGATTCCCGGAAACTCTTGATGGTCGAGTAAAGACTCTGCACCCAACCATTCACGCCGGCTTGCTTGCCGACATGCGTTTGATCGCTCACGAGGGTCAGTTAGACGCACTGAATGTTTTGCCTTTCGAGTTGGTGGTGGTCAACCTTTACCCATTCGTTCAGACCGTTCAGTCTGGTGCCAAGGGTGACGCAGTGGTTGAGCAGATCGACATCGGTGGCCCGGCTATGGTTCGTGCTTCGGCTAAAAACCACGCCAACGTGGCCATCGTGGTTGACCCAGCAAAGTATGGTGACATCATCGAAGCCGTTGAGCAGGGTGGCACTACCTTGGCGCAGCGTCGCGAACTTGCATTTGCCGCGTTCTCTCACACCGCTCGTTATGACGCTGCTGTGTCAGCGTGGTTTGCCGCCGAGCTTGAGGGTGACTGGAAGAAGGCTGCCGGTCAGGACGAAGTTACCGAAAACGCCAACCCGGGGTTTGAGAAGACCATTCAGATCGCGGCTCAGTTGGGCAACGTTCTGCGCTACGGCGAAAACTCACACCAGGCTGCTGCGATTTATCGCACCACCGGTGAGGGTGCCGTTGCTGGCATTGCCCAGGCCCGCCAATTTGGTGGCAAAGAGATGTCTTACAACAATTACGTCGATGCAGACGCAGCTCTTCGCGCCGCATACGACTTCAACGAGCCAGCAGTGGCAATCATCAAGCACGCCAACCCTTGCGGTATTGCCATCGGTGATGCCAACTCGGCAGACCCAATTGCCGATGCCCACGCCAAGGCGCACATGTGTGACTCAGTTTCAGCTTTTGGTGGCGTCATTGCTTCTAACCGCGTGGTCACTGTGACCATGGCCAAGCAGGTGGCCAGCATCTTCACCGAGGTGATTATTGCACCTGGATACGAGCTTGAGGCACTGCAGATTCTGCTTGAAAAGAAGAACCTTCGTGTTCTTGAGTTGCCAGCCAACTACTCTCGCGAGGCTCTAGAGTTCCGTCAGATCTCTGGTGGAGTTTTGGTTCAGCAGCCTGACGAGTTCAGCCACTTCAACTCGCAGGGCTGGAAGTTGGTTACCGGCAAGAAGGCTGATGCTGAGACCATGGCCGAGCTTGAGTTTGCCTGGCGTGCTTGCCGTTCGGTCAAGTCAAACGGCATCTTGCTTTCACGCGAGGGCGCATCGGTCGGTGTTGGTATGGGGCAGGTCAACCGTGTTGACTCTTGCAAGCTTGCAGTAGAGCGTGCGGCATCTCGTGCCAAGGGCTCGGTGGCTGCTTCAGACGCGTTTTTCCCATTTGCCGACGGCCTTCAGATTCTCTTGGATGCTGGTGTGCGCGCGGTAGTGCAGCCGGGTGGTTCGGTTCGCGATGCTGAGGTAATTGCCGCGGCTGAGGCTGCCGGTGTCACCATGTACTTCACTGGCGAGCGACACTTCTTCCACTAG
- a CDS encoding beta-class carbonic anhydrase, whose product MSVTDQYLANNREYAKTFNGPLPLPPSKQIAVLACMDARLDVYSILGIQDGESHVIRNAGGVVTDDEIRSLAISQRLLGTKEIILIHHTDCGMLTFTDDGFKEGIAKETGIKPEWAAEAFDNLEVDVQRSIRRIKASPFIPHTDQVRGFIFDVATGLLNEVTL is encoded by the coding sequence ATGTCAGTTACAGATCAGTATCTTGCCAACAACCGTGAATATGCCAAGACCTTCAATGGTCCGCTTCCGTTGCCACCATCAAAGCAGATTGCAGTGCTTGCGTGCATGGATGCACGCCTCGATGTCTACAGCATTCTTGGTATTCAGGATGGTGAATCACACGTCATTCGCAACGCGGGCGGAGTGGTTACCGATGACGAGATTCGCTCACTTGCAATCAGCCAGCGCCTTCTGGGAACCAAGGAAATTATCCTGATTCACCACACCGACTGCGGAATGCTTACCTTCACCGACGATGGCTTCAAAGAGGGCATCGCAAAGGAAACCGGCATCAAGCCAGAGTGGGCAGCCGAGGCATTCGACAACCTAGAGGTTGACGTGCAGCGGTCGATTCGCCGCATCAAGGCAAGCCCGTTCATTCCGCACACCGATCAGGTTCGCGGCTTCATCTTTGACGTTGCAACTGGTTTGTTGAACGAGGTAACTCTCTAA
- a CDS encoding glycine-rich protein produces MASVLAVLFGGLVVQSVQAVSSNPTPVCVGSTCTVTFEYSGDYYLWSPPTGAKNITFDLAGGQGGRSGGQGGRITGSLVNPPTALYIYVGGAGAQGSAAAGGFNGGGAAGSGRGDEGSGGGATDIRTSTSLTDRVAIAAGGGGSGGFSGGIGGAGGGLTGSAGTSGQGQGGAGGTQSSGGAGGYPNGGTWGLSGTSGIGGSGGASAVSGGGGGGGGYFGGGGGGADVDTCCSNAGGGGGGSSFANSTLTASVVHTAGYRAGAGIATISYSMPPQVLAFTAATTLTNAANLEFGITFSESVTGLTASDFVGSGTAVCQSLTAVGSGASYTVTASNCSVGTYRLTLAALSVTGAQIGPVSESISPEVIIERTPAVAEFTSPNTPTNSADLLYNLAFSETVTDVTAADFTVTGDGCQVESVVGSAASYSLRISGCIDGQTATLRLIESSAVDAAGNLSPASAVTAPDVVIDRTAPVAQLTSLGTQTYENPVFFLDTDSPVIGLGLEDFGFLAGEGCTLTLVEIAAGQSFEIATSGCQLGQVQVQLLPGSYTDALGNLGPAQAVESPVVDFAAVPIVIPRPTPTPVPIETPAPNPTATQSPTPTETPEAQASPSTPAPNTDAPEVDSGVLITGGGGGSDSDPGAGGPTEEVSSESEPMPSQWLQELEVPESNNQIYAGEPVQTSNSGATENQVAAQLASDPAEEIPMVLENAQGVLWIIIGGLTAGATSVLVVRAARQLHRRRMLRLFS; encoded by the coding sequence ATGGCCAGCGTTCTTGCTGTGCTGTTTGGGGGATTAGTTGTTCAATCGGTCCAGGCAGTATCCAGCAATCCAACACCGGTGTGTGTTGGATCCACCTGCACGGTTACGTTCGAGTACTCCGGCGACTATTACCTCTGGAGTCCACCGACCGGAGCCAAAAACATTACCTTCGATTTAGCCGGTGGCCAGGGCGGTCGGTCGGGTGGTCAGGGCGGTCGCATAACTGGTTCGCTGGTTAATCCGCCAACCGCGCTATACATCTATGTTGGCGGTGCCGGAGCTCAGGGTTCGGCTGCGGCAGGTGGTTTCAACGGCGGTGGCGCAGCAGGTTCTGGTCGCGGAGATGAAGGTTCTGGTGGCGGTGCCACCGACATCCGTACTTCAACTTCTTTGACTGACCGCGTTGCTATTGCTGCCGGCGGTGGAGGCTCGGGTGGGTTCTCGGGCGGCATCGGTGGAGCAGGTGGTGGCTTGACCGGTTCAGCCGGTACCAGTGGTCAAGGTCAAGGAGGAGCGGGCGGTACCCAATCTTCGGGCGGCGCTGGGGGATACCCAAACGGCGGCACCTGGGGGCTTAGCGGAACATCGGGCATCGGTGGTTCTGGAGGGGCCAGCGCAGTCTCTGGCGGCGGTGGGGGCGGCGGTGGTTACTTTGGTGGCGGTGGTGGCGGTGCCGACGTCGATACCTGCTGCTCAAACGCTGGAGGTGGCGGAGGAGGTTCCTCATTTGCCAACAGCACTCTAACAGCTTCGGTAGTCCACACAGCTGGCTATCGCGCCGGTGCTGGCATTGCCACCATTAGCTATTCAATGCCACCACAAGTTCTTGCATTCACGGCTGCAACAACGCTCACCAATGCTGCCAATTTAGAGTTTGGAATCACCTTCTCTGAATCGGTTACTGGCCTAACTGCAAGTGACTTTGTGGGCTCCGGCACAGCTGTTTGCCAGTCACTAACTGCTGTCGGCAGTGGCGCAAGCTACACCGTCACCGCCAGCAACTGCTCGGTTGGAACCTATCGACTCACCCTCGCAGCACTTAGCGTGACGGGAGCCCAAATCGGCCCGGTATCGGAATCAATCAGCCCCGAAGTGATCATTGAGCGAACTCCAGCAGTCGCCGAATTCACATCTCCGAACACACCAACCAACTCTGCAGATTTGCTCTATAATCTTGCATTCTCTGAGACGGTGACCGACGTCACGGCTGCAGATTTCACAGTCACCGGTGATGGTTGCCAGGTTGAATCGGTGGTCGGTTCGGCAGCTTCCTATTCGCTAAGAATTTCCGGTTGCATCGACGGCCAAACGGCCACGCTTCGGTTGATCGAGTCGAGTGCTGTAGATGCTGCCGGCAACCTAAGCCCAGCATCAGCGGTGACTGCTCCGGACGTGGTTATCGACCGAACGGCTCCAGTCGCTCAGTTGACTAGCCTCGGCACACAGACCTATGAGAATCCGGTATTTTTTCTCGACACCGATTCACCGGTCATCGGCCTAGGGCTTGAAGATTTTGGATTCTTAGCTGGCGAAGGTTGCACCCTCACTCTTGTAGAAATTGCTGCCGGTCAGAGTTTCGAGATAGCTACCAGCGGTTGTCAATTAGGCCAGGTGCAGGTTCAGCTTTTGCCAGGTTCATACACCGATGCACTCGGTAACCTCGGCCCAGCCCAAGCGGTGGAATCTCCGGTCGTTGACTTTGCCGCGGTGCCGATTGTTATTCCAAGGCCAACTCCTACGCCTGTGCCGATCGAAACCCCAGCTCCAAATCCGACTGCAACCCAAAGCCCAACCCCGACCGAAACTCCTGAAGCTCAAGCTTCTCCGTCAACTCCAGCACCAAACACAGATGCTCCCGAGGTTGACTCTGGTGTGTTGATTACCGGTGGTGGAGGAGGCTCTGATTCAGACCCAGGTGCTGGCGGCCCGACAGAAGAGGTATCCAGCGAGTCCGAACCCATGCCAAGTCAATGGCTGCAAGAGCTAGAAGTGCCGGAATCTAATAACCAGATCTACGCTGGTGAGCCAGTGCAAACGAGCAATTCTGGAGCCACTGAAAATCAGGTCGCAGCCCAGTTGGCAAGTGATCCGGCTGAAGAGATTCCGATGGTACTCGAGAACGCACAGGGTGTGCTCTGGATAATTATCGGTGGGCTAACAGCTGGCGCAACCTCAGTCTTGGTGGTCAGAGCAGCACGCCAATTGCACCGGCGCAGAATGCTGAGGTTGTTTAGCTGA
- the purU gene encoding formyltetrahydrofolate deformylase, whose translation MTAANTTHWVLTLVCEDKPGIVHAISGAIVAANGNITESSQFASDDTGRFFMRLQIESAVPREHFENQIAPVAERYGMTWELEEVGRKMKTLILVSKSAHCLNDLLFRQRGGQLPVEIPAVFGNHPELKEMADFYGIPFEHHPISSDADKKSFEAMLREFIKTNGVELIVLARYMQVLSPEFCAEFEGRIINIHHSFLPGFKGANPYAQAHARGVKLIGATAHFVTADLDEGPIIEQNVVRVEHSDSKKRLVSIGQDVESKTLTQAVRWFAERRVLQDGDRTIIFS comes from the coding sequence ATGACTGCAGCCAACACCACCCACTGGGTACTCACTCTCGTCTGCGAAGACAAGCCTGGAATTGTGCACGCCATCAGTGGGGCTATTGTTGCTGCGAATGGCAACATCACCGAGTCATCTCAGTTTGCCTCTGACGACACCGGCCGCTTTTTTATGCGCCTGCAGATTGAGTCTGCTGTCCCTCGCGAGCACTTTGAAAACCAGATTGCCCCGGTAGCCGAGCGCTATGGCATGACTTGGGAACTTGAAGAAGTTGGTCGCAAGATGAAGACCCTGATTTTGGTTTCTAAGAGCGCCCACTGCCTAAATGACCTACTTTTCCGTCAGCGCGGCGGTCAGCTCCCGGTTGAAATTCCAGCCGTTTTTGGTAACCACCCTGAGCTAAAAGAAATGGCTGACTTTTACGGAATCCCGTTTGAGCACCACCCAATTTCTTCTGACGCCGACAAGAAGTCATTCGAAGCAATGCTGCGCGAATTCATCAAGACCAACGGTGTCGAGCTGATTGTTCTGGCCCGCTACATGCAGGTGCTGTCTCCAGAATTCTGTGCCGAATTTGAAGGCCGCATAATCAACATTCACCACTCATTCCTACCCGGATTCAAGGGTGCAAACCCATACGCGCAGGCTCATGCTCGCGGTGTAAAGCTGATTGGTGCTACCGCTCACTTTGTAACTGCTGACTTGGATGAGGGCCCGATTATCGAACAAAACGTGGTTCGAGTAGAGCACTCAGACTCAAAGAAACGTTTGGTTTCAATTGGCCAAGATGTCGAGTCAAAGACCCTCACCCAAGCAGTGAGATGGTTTGCCGAGCGCCGCGTGTTGCAAGACGGCGACCGCACCATCATCTTCAGCTAA